The following proteins are co-located in the Triticum aestivum cultivar Chinese Spring chromosome 1A, IWGSC CS RefSeq v2.1, whole genome shotgun sequence genome:
- the LOC123055049 gene encoding GDSL esterase/lipase At1g54790, with protein sequence MRAAAALLLAAGVLCLVGGRAASASPDFDYPAAFNFGDSNSDTGGRIAAGFEPMPPPYGSTFFGAPSGRFSDGRLILDFLMDAMDMPFLNAYLDSLGAPNFRAGVNFAQAGCSITPASATSVSPFSFGLQIKQFFAFKEKVTRLLSQGDRYRRYIPQLDYFSKGLYMFDIGQNDLAGQFYSRTEDQVIASIPTILSEFETGLKALYDQGARKFWIHNTGPLGCLPQNIDLFGKDPTQLDELHCVAKHNRAAKIFNLQLHALCTKLRAQFSGANITYVDIYSIKYALIGNYSRYGFESPTEACCGYGGPPLNYDGRVPCGQTKSVNGNLVTAKGCSDSTEYVNWDGIHYTEAANFHVTSQILTGKYSDPPFVDKMPFLIKPRF encoded by the exons ATGCGTGCCGCCGCGGcgctcctcctcgccgccggaGTCCTCTGCCTCGTCGGCGGCCGCGCGGCGTCCGCGTCGCCCGACTTCGACTACCCGGCGGCGTTCAACTTCGGCGACTCCAACTCCGACACGGGCGGCCGCATCGCCGCGGGCTTCGAGCCCATGCCCCCGCCCTACGGCTCCACCTTCTTCGGCGCCCCCTCCGGCCGCTTCTCCGACGGCCGCCTCATCCTCGACTTCCTCA TGGATGCGATGGATATGCCATTCCTCAATGCATACTTGGATTCTCTTGGCGCGCCTAACTTCCGGGCAGGTGTTAATTTTGCTCAAGCTGGCTGTTCGATTACTCCAGCAAGTGCAACATCTGTCAGCCCTTTTTCATTTGGTCTTCAGATTAAGCAATTCTTTGCATTCAAGGAAAAAGTCACCAGGCTGCTCTCTCAAG GAGATAGGTACCGTCGGTATATTCCTCAGTTGGATTACTTTTCAAAGGGACTCTACATGTTTGATATAGGTCAAAATGACCTTGCTGGTCAATTCTACTCAAGAACAGAGGACCAAGTCATTGCATCCATTCCGACTATTTTGTCGGAATTTGAAACTGGGCTCAAG GCACTATACGATCAGGGTGCCAGGAAGTTCTGGATTCACAACACAGGTCCTCTTGGCTGCTTACCTCAAAACATAGATCTTTTTGGCAAAGACCCAACACAACTGGATGAACTTCATTGTGTAGCAAAGCACAATCGTGCTGCGAAGATTTTCAACTTACAGCTGCATGCACTTTGCACAAAGTTGAGAGCCCAGTTTTCTGGAGCTAATATCACTTACGTCGACATCTACTCCATCAAATACGCCCTGATTGGCAATTACTCTCGATATG GATTTGAAAGTCCCACCGAAGCATGCTGTGGATACGGAGGGCCACCCCTGAACTATGATGGCAGAGTGCCGTGTGGACAGACAAAATCTGTGAACGGTAATCTCGTAACCGCGAAAGGATGCAGCGACAGCACTGAGTATGTCAATTGGGATGGAATACATTACACGGAAGCTGCAAATTTCCACGTTACATCGCAGATTCTGACCGGGAAGTACTCAGACCCTCCGTTCGTCGACAAGATGCCATTCCTTATAAAACCGAGGTTCTAA
- the LOC123055054 gene encoding UPF0603 protein OsI_019212, chloroplastic has protein sequence METLLSPSALLGPLRGSRSRKPAAPAAVSCSLKKQAQAGVAWRGDGDGDGGVGSWASFLHHGLAAAALSLALTLSPAPAPAAASEFDVLNDGPPADTYVVDDAGVLSRVTKSDVKRLARDLEARKNIRINFVTVRKLTSKADAFEYADQVLEKWYPTVEDGSNKGIVVLVTSQKEGAITGGPAFVQAVGDAILDATVSENLPVLATDEKYNEAIFSTAKRLVAAIDGLPDPGGPAFQESKRESNFKSKEETEEKRGQFTLVVGGLLVIAFVVPMAQYYAYISKK, from the exons ATGGAGACCCTCCTCTCCCCCTCCGCATTGCTCGGCCCGCTCCGGGGCTCCAGGAGCAGGAAGCCAGCGgcccccgccgccgtctcctgctcGCTCAAGAAGCAGGCGCAGGCGGGCGTCGCCTggcgtggcgacggcgacggcgacggcggcgtcgggAGCTGGGCGTCGTTCCTGCACCACGGCCTCGCCGCCGCGGCGCTGTCCCTGGCCCTCACGCTgtcgccggcgcccgcgccggcCGCGGCGTCGGAGTTCGACGTGCTCAACGACGGGCCGCCGGCCGACACGTACGTGGTGGACGACGCCGGCGTGCTGAGCCGCGTGACCAAGTCCGACGTCAAGCGCCTCGCCCGGGACCTCGAGGCCCGCAAGAACATCCGGATCAACTTCGTCACCGTCCGCAAGCTCACT AGCAAAGCCGACGCGTTCGAGTACGCGGACCAAGTGCTGGAGAAGTGGTACCCGACGGTGGAGGACGGCAGCAACAAGGGGATCGTGGTGCTGGTCACCAGCCAGAAGGAGGGCGCCATCACCGGCGGCCCGGCCTTCGTGCAGGCCGTCGGCGACGCCATCCTCGACGCCACCGTCTCCGAGAACCTCCCAG TGCTGGCGACGGACGAGAAGTACAACGAGGCCATCTTCTCGACGGCGaagcggctggtggcggcgatcgACGGGCTGCCGGACCCGGGCGGGCCGGCGTTCCAGGAGAGCAAGCGGGAGTCCAACTTCAAGAGCAAGGAGGAGACGGAGGAGAAGCGCGGGCAGTTCACGCTCGTCGTCGGCGGCCTGCTCGTCATCGCCTTCGTCGTGCCCATGGCGCAGTACTATGCCTACATCTCCAAGAAGTGA